The region GCAACGCGTTCTTACTTTTCCGGTTCTCGTTTCTTTTTTATTGTGCGCCTTCAAGGGCAGCTTGCAAAGCTTGCTGGACGACCTATTCGCCACCCTGGACAGAGGCTCGCTACGCGCCGTGAGCAAAAGCGCCGTTTCCCAAGCCCGGCAAAAACTCAAAGCCACGGCCTTCGAAGCGCTCAACGATAGCCTGGTCGGCTTGCTCAATGAGCTTCTGCCCGAACCGCGTTGGCGTGGCTTGCGTTTGATCGCCACCGATTCGACCACCTTACGCCTGCCGCCATGGCTGGAAAATCAGGCCGAATTCGGCGTTCAGACCGATAGCGCCGGTCAACCTTATGTCTTGGCGCGCACCTTGGGGCTGTTCGCCTGCGCTTCAAAGCTCATGCTCAAAACCGCGATTGGCCGTTTCGAGGATGCCGAGCGGGCATTATTGGTTTCCCTGCTGCCGCACCTGGGTCGCGACGATCTTTTGATCATGGACCGCGGCTTTCCGGCGGTGTGGCTGTTCACTTTGTTGCAACAACGCGGTTTGCCCTTTCTGGCCCGCATGGACGGCAATCAATGGCCTGCCGTTGAACGCTTCCTGCGCTCCGATCTTGCCGAAACGGTGATCAAACAAACCGTATCCGCTCATGCCCGCCGGCAAGCCCAAGCCGTCGGTATGACGCTGGTCGATAACACGGTCTCCTTGCGGCTGATCAAAGTGGTCTTGTCCACCGGTCAAATTGAAGTCCTCGCCACCTCGCTCCTCGACGCCCAAGCCTATCCGGCTGAAGCCTTCGCCGAGCTGTATCATGCCCGCTGGCATATCGAAGAAGCTTTCAAGGTTCTCAAACATCGGCTTTACCTGGAACAATTCACCGGCGAATTGCCCGAATCCATACGCCAGGACATTCATGCCAAAATCTTCACCGTCAATCTGGCCGAAGCCCTGGCGCGGGAAGCTTACGACTCCTTGCCGGAAGATAAAGCCGCGCGCTATTTCCCCAACGTCAGCTATATCCTCCAGTCCCTGAAAACGCGTCTCTTCGCTTGGCTGATACAACGCGTGCCGCACGATCAGGTGCTAGAATTGATCGCCCTCTATGCCCGAACACTGGAGCGGAAACGTCCCGATCGGAAAGCGCCCAGACCCAAAAACCGTATCACTCCAAAGCCCAGAAGGCAGTACCGGTGAAGCTTAACTTAACGGCATTGGCCAAAGCCCGGGGCGTTTACCAGGGCCGGAAGCCTTCCGTTGACGGCCAGATGATCAAGGCGCTACGCGATCAACAACAGCTCGGAGCCACCGAAATTGCCCGGCAGCTCGGCATCAGTCGGGCCTCGGTTTACCGGGCACTCGCCAAGCCTCACGCCGAGACCTGACTTGATCCCGGCCGATTCGCTGTTACGGCTGCGGCAACGGCTGGACCAATTGCCGCCGAAAAGTCCGGAGCGGGCCGCCCAGGTGGCGGCGGTCGCCAGCCTCTACGGTATCTCGTCCAGCACCGTCTACCGGGCGCTGAACCACATCAATAAACCGCGCTCCGCGCACCGGGCCGATTACGGCAAACCGCGCAAGCTACCGCGCTTTGAGCTGGAACGCTATTGCGAACTGATTGCCGCCCTCAAACTCAGGACCACCAACAAGAACGGGCGCCACCTGTCCACCCGGCGGGCCATCGAGCTGTTGGAGGACTATGGCGTGGAGACGGCCGAAGGCCTGGTGCAGGTTCCGAAAGGCTTGCTGACGCGTCCCACCGTGAACCGCTATCTGACGCTCTGGCATCTTGATCAGCCTCGCCTGACCCGCGAGCCGGTGGCCGTCCGCTTCCAGGCCGAACACAGCAACGACTGCTGGCAGTTCGACATTTCGCCGTCGGACCTCAAACATATCGACAAACCCGACTGGATCGACCCGGCCAAAGGCCAGCCCACCTTGGCGCTGTTCAGCGTGGTCGACGACCGCAGCGGCGCCGCTTATCAGGAATACCGCTGCATCTACGGCGAAGACGCGGAGTCGGCGCTGCGCTTTCTGTTCAACGCCATGGCGCCCAAGGCCGACGCCGCCTATCCCTTCCAGGGACGACCTCAAATGCTCTATCTGGATAACGGGCCGGTGGCGAAAAGCCGGGTGTTCCAGAACGTGATGCAGGCGCTTGGCATCGACTGGCAGACGCACCTGCCGGCCGGCAAGGACGGCACACGCACCACGGCCCGCTCCAAAGGCAAGGTCGAGCGTCCGTTCCGGACGGTCAAGGAAGCCCACGAAACCCTCTATCACTTTCATAAGCCGGAAACCGAGCAACAGGCCAACGAATGGCTGCTGCGCTACCTGCTGAACTACAACGCCCAGCGGCATCGTTCCGAAGCGCACTCACGGATTGATGACTGGCTGACCCATCTGCCCGCCGAAGGGCTGCGCGAAATGTGCACTTGGGAGCAGTTCTGCCGCTTCGCCCGCGAACCGGAACGGCGTAAGGTCGGCATCGATGCCCGTCTCAGTATTGATGGCACCCAGTATGAGGTAGAATCCGCCATGGCCGGCGAATCGGTCATCTTGCTCTGGGGCCTGTTCGACGACGAGCTGTTTGTCGAATTTGACGGCGAACGCTTCGGACCGTACCGACCGGTCTCAGGACCGATTCCGCTGCATCGCTACCGGGCCTTCAAACGCAGTCAGGCCGATCAGCGTGCTGCCCGCATCCGCTCATTGGCGGCTCAGCTCGGCTTGCCGATTGCGGCGCTGTCCGGCAACGATGTACGCCTGGCGGAGCCAGAGCTCCCGGCAACTATGCCCCGGCAACCGTTCGATGCCGAAGCGCACGAGTACCACTATCCAACGGTTGTTGCCGCCAAGCTGGCCATCGCCGACGAGCTGGCGACACCGCTGGCCAAACTGCCGCCCGAGGATAAAGCCTTCATCGACCAGGTTCTGGCCGAAACGCTGACACGCCGGATCGTGCTGGCGAAAGTCAGGGACTATTTCCGAGATAAAACAGGAGCACAGCATGCGGGTTGAAGTGATGCAGTATTACGGGCTGACGATGCCATTTAACCAGGCGGGCTATTATGAAACCGCCCACCACCAGGCGCTGATGAAGGACATCCGCGGGGCGATCCATGAAGGGCGGCTCATTGCGCTCTGCGGTGTGGTCGGCAGCGGCAAAACGGTGATGCTGCGCCGCCTTCAGCGGCTACTGGAAGAGGAGAAGAAAATAACCGTTTCCAGGTCATTGGCCGTCGACAAACACCGCATCAAGTTGGCCACTTTCATTGCGGCCCTGTTTTACGACCTGTCTACCGAAAAAAACGTGCGCATCCCCAGCCAGGGCGAAAAACGCGAGCGTGACCTGCGAGAGCTGGTGCGCAAGAACAAACGGCCGGTGGCGCTGTTCGTGGACGAAGCCCATGATCTCAATGGCCATACCCTGACCGGCTTGAAGCGTCTGATGGAATTGGTCGAGGATGGCGATGGCCGGCTGTCGATCGTGCTGGCAGGACACCCCAAATTGCGCAATGATCTGCGCAAACCCACCATGGAGGAGATTGGCTACCGCACTGATGTGTTTTCTCTGGACGGCATCGCTGGCCATCAGCGCGAATATATCCAGTGGCTGCTCACAACCTGCACCGACGGCCAGTCCGAAGCCGATCCCATGCTGACTGACGATGCTTTGGAGCTGTTAGCCGCCAAACTGCGCACGCCGCTGCAAATCCAACTGCACCTGACCTTGGCGCTCGAAGCCGGCTATCAGGCGGGCGAGAAACCTGTTCCGGTTGAAGTCGTCGAATCCATTCTGTCCCGCCATATTGATGATCTGGAACCCACGCTGACCCGGCACGGCTACCGTATCAAGGACCTGATGGAGCAATTGGATACGAAGTCCGCCGACATCAAAGCATTGTTCAACAACACGCTGGATCCGGTGCGGGCAACAGAGTTGCGAGAGAAAATGCTGCGGGCCGGGCTGCCCATTTGACGCCTGCGATAGTTGCAGATAATTTGAGCCCGAGAAAATCGATTGCAAGCCCGTGCGGGTAAATGCAAGCTCAGTGGCATTTAATGTGAGCCGGGCCGGATTTTCAGTCGCAGCTAATTCGAGCCGAAAAACGGGATAATTGCGAGCCCGGTCTTTTTTAAACGCGAGCCCTTACACGTAAGGATTCCTTCGTAAATGAGTAACATCCCTGATTTTGTTACATCTGGACTGTCACGCCTTTGGTTCCAACTAAGAACGCTGTAATCAATTGAATCAATAAAAACAGCAAACCCAGCACCAGTAATATTTTTTTAACGTCTTTCATAACCTTACACCCCTCTGATCTTAACGAAGACCGATATAAAATGTTATCCGTCTGCTCATTCTAAAAGCATCAATCGAAGAAATCCCGATAAAAGTGAAGGAGTTGATTTCGTCTAGTCAGTTTTCACGGCTTTGAAAAACTCGATCATCGCTTTGTTTCTTCCTGGCCATTCGGGATGCGGGCCGCTGCCTTCGCAATACCAGGTTTGCACGCCATTTTTACAATCGCTGTAAGCCACGCAACCTTCTACGCCTTGGACGGGGGCGGTATGGGGTAAAGGTTGGCCGATTTTCAGATCTTTGGCTTTTTGTTCAAGTTCGTGCCGGTAATAGCTTTCCCAGCGCATGGGCTTGCCGGATAAGGATTTACGGTCCTCCAGGTTGTACTTTTTGGTGGTGCATTGATTGCAGTTCGCCCACCATTCAATCGCCTCTTTTCCATAATTCGGGAACAGCTTGTCGCGGCGGCTGTGCATCATCATGACCGGTATGGGCTTCACGCAATTGCGGTCTGCCAGATCATCCCCACGGATGCCCACCGCGCTGGGGGCGATGGCGGCAGGGATATGCTTGGTGCCGTTGAAAAAGGCGATAGCCATCGTGGTTGTGCCGCCGTCGGAGTGTCCGGTCAGAAAAACCCTCTTGCTGTTGATGCACCATTTTGCTGCAACCGCTTTGGGTATTTGGGCCAGACGCACCGCCTCTTCAGGCGATAACCGGCGGTGATCCGCATACGCGATGATAAAACCTGCCGCCGTAGCTTCCCGGGTCAAATGGGTAAATTCTTCGGCTTCTTCCCGATCCCGGCCGGCCGGCGCATACACCACCAGTAAAGGATGGGCGACGGTCTCTTGATAATTGGTGGGTGTCCTGACCGAAAAACGAATGCCGTCATCCGTTTCTTCATCGTTGCTGGCACCGGCCGGGCCCGGTTTCGAGCCAGGTTGACAGCCCGCCACAAAAGTAGCATCGGCATAGTCTGCCGCCGCAGGGATGACGTCTTCCTTAGCCGCTCCAACAGCCCCTTCATCGACGGAAAAGTAGGTCTTACTCGCCCCGGTAAAACCCGCCATGAACAGGCCTGCAGCCAACACGAAAGTCATCAGGGGGTCCGGTTGTTTTCCGCGCCACCTAAGCCATTCGGGTTTGAACAAACCCACCAACAAAACCGCAGGCGCTGAAATAATTAATAATCTGAAAAAAAACAGGAGAAGTGTGCTCATCGTCTTCACCTCGTCGGTTGATCTCAATCAAAGGAAACAATTAATGAAGGAGGCCGACCTGTACCGGCCCGGTCACAGACAACAGCGTTGGCGAGTCGGATAATTCTTTATCGATGCCAATCCCTATTGCCAGCCGATTCATGCCGTTGACGACCGCACACAGGCAAATCGCGTCAAGAAAGCGGCGTTCGTCCCACCCGGCCTCAAAAATGGCCTTAACATCCGCCTGAGAGATCCGTTGCGGGGTTAATGTCAGTTTTTTTACCAAATGCAGGATCGGCTTTAATTTCGCCTCCCCATTCGCCCGGTCGATGTCGGCTTTTAATGGGCCGAAGACGACCGCTTCACCCCCTAATGGCATGGCTGAACGCTTATGCGTCTGATAGCAGAACGCCGACTGGTTGAGTTCCGAGATGTAGGTGATCAGAAGTTCACCCATCCCGCTGTCTTGCGGCGAAAAACTCGCCTTGACGTTTTCCAACAGCTTCCACCACAGGATGCCGCTTCGGGGATATTGGGCCAGTAAATCGGCCAGTGTGGCCATCTCCGGACTTGAAGGCAGGTAAGACATAAGAATCCTGGGAACCATTCGCGGTAGTCCGCTTAAAAAATGAAGGTTTCGACTTCCGCAATCAGGAATAAAGGAGGACCCCCGCTCGAGATTTCGATCGCATGCGCTGCCGTTTCCTGGCCTCCGGGTGAACTCAGGCAGTCTTCCAGCGCCTTCATGGAGGGAAAATACACTTCCGCGATCCGGTGATAAGGCGCCTGCTCCCGTCCCGGTGCCGAGGTAATCAAGTTGGCGTCAAAACGGATTTTTCCGGCCAGTTTTTCGACCGCCATCGGCACATGTTCCTCAGCGTAGCGGTGTTCGAACACGGTCACATCGGCAGGTGTGGGATACATGACTATTAATTTTGCAGCGTTCATCGCTTCTCCTTTCATAGCATTTGTTTATGATGGCGGCCATAATAGGTTAGAAATACAAGGCTTGTATAATACAAACTTTCTATGAAAGAATAGGTTTTAGCTATACTGATCTGAGCGAGGCTTATGGAATTGCACCAAATCCGTTATTTCTTGGCGGTCTGCGACCACGGCAGTTTTACCCGCGCCGCCCAATTCAGCTATATTTCGCAGCCGTCGTTGACCCAGGCCATCAAAAAGCTGGAAGATGAATTAGGCGGTGAATTGTTCACCCGGGACCGTTCAGGGTGTTTATTGACGCCGCTCGGCCGTATGGTCGAGCCTAATTTACGGAAAATATACAAAGAAACCTTGGCCACCAAGGCCGAGGCGATCCGCTTTACCCGGTTGAACAGTGTTCCGCTGCGGATAGGCATGATGGAAACCGTCGGCGCCCAACGGTTAGGTCCTGTCTTTGCCCATTACCGACAAGAATTTCCCCATATCGAATTTGAACTGATTATCGGCATGGAGGCCGATTTGCTGAAGCAACTGGAAGCGGATTTGCTGGATTTGGTGATCAGCGCCCCGACTCAACTCTTGGCATCGCCGTTTGAGTCAACGCTGCTGTATACGGAACGCTACGTCGTGGCTTTTCACAGCAGCCACCGTTTTAATCGCCTGTCCCGGATCGACTTGAAAGACATACAAGCGGAAGCGTATCTGGATCGGCTCAACTGCGAATTAAGGGAAAAACTCAAAGCAGTCTGCCAGGATCATGAGATCAACCTCTACGCTTCTTATCGAAGCAACAGCGAAGACTGGATCATCAACCTGATTCGCGCCGACCTTGGCGTCGCCTTGATGCCGGAGTATACGCTGCCTTTGAACGCTCAGGACGTGCAGTGCCGCTATTTAGCCAATCCTGAAATCAGCCGCCAGATTTATGCCATCTGCTTGCCGCAAAGCCGCAAAAAAGCCGACATTAAGGCGTTGCTTGCAAGCTTATCCTATCTTTAACTGATTTCTTGAACTCGGTCTCCAGTCAAAGTTTGGCGACAGCTTTCCAGAACTCTAATGCTCCGCCTCCGACAGCCGATAGAGGTCTTTTCTATCGCGACATCCCAGGCAAGCAGATCGAATCCTGATACGCCACATAATGCCAAAAAATCTACGCTAACTCATGCAAAACATTACACTGATGCGCCAAATAATTCCTAAATCTCTACGCCAAATAATGTAG is a window of Methylomicrobium agile DNA encoding:
- a CDS encoding IS4 family transposase, giving the protein MHSPDFIAAHRTHDKAFIRQRVLTFPVLVSFLLCAFKGSLQSLLDDLFATLDRGSLRAVSKSAVSQARQKLKATAFEALNDSLVGLLNELLPEPRWRGLRLIATDSTTLRLPPWLENQAEFGVQTDSAGQPYVLARTLGLFACASKLMLKTAIGRFEDAERALLVSLLPHLGRDDLLIMDRGFPAVWLFTLLQQRGLPFLARMDGNQWPAVERFLRSDLAETVIKQTVSAHARRQAQAVGMTLVDNTVSLRLIKVVLSTGQIEVLATSLLDAQAYPAEAFAELYHARWHIEEAFKVLKHRLYLEQFTGELPESIRQDIHAKIFTVNLAEALAREAYDSLPEDKAARYFPNVSYILQSLKTRLFAWLIQRVPHDQVLELIALYARTLERKRPDRKAPRPKNRITPKPRRQYR
- a CDS encoding helix-turn-helix domain-containing protein, with the protein product MKLNLTALAKARGVYQGRKPSVDGQMIKALRDQQQLGATEIARQLGISRASVYRALAKPHAET
- a CDS encoding DDE-type integrase/transposase/recombinase yields the protein MPADSLLRLRQRLDQLPPKSPERAAQVAAVASLYGISSSTVYRALNHINKPRSAHRADYGKPRKLPRFELERYCELIAALKLRTTNKNGRHLSTRRAIELLEDYGVETAEGLVQVPKGLLTRPTVNRYLTLWHLDQPRLTREPVAVRFQAEHSNDCWQFDISPSDLKHIDKPDWIDPAKGQPTLALFSVVDDRSGAAYQEYRCIYGEDAESALRFLFNAMAPKADAAYPFQGRPQMLYLDNGPVAKSRVFQNVMQALGIDWQTHLPAGKDGTRTTARSKGKVERPFRTVKEAHETLYHFHKPETEQQANEWLLRYLLNYNAQRHRSEAHSRIDDWLTHLPAEGLREMCTWEQFCRFAREPERRKVGIDARLSIDGTQYEVESAMAGESVILLWGLFDDELFVEFDGERFGPYRPVSGPIPLHRYRAFKRSQADQRAARIRSLAAQLGLPIAALSGNDVRLAEPELPATMPRQPFDAEAHEYHYPTVVAAKLAIADELATPLAKLPPEDKAFIDQVLAETLTRRIVLAKVRDYFRDKTGAQHAG
- a CDS encoding ExeA family protein; protein product: MRVEVMQYYGLTMPFNQAGYYETAHHQALMKDIRGAIHEGRLIALCGVVGSGKTVMLRRLQRLLEEEKKITVSRSLAVDKHRIKLATFIAALFYDLSTEKNVRIPSQGEKRERDLRELVRKNKRPVALFVDEAHDLNGHTLTGLKRLMELVEDGDGRLSIVLAGHPKLRNDLRKPTMEEIGYRTDVFSLDGIAGHQREYIQWLLTTCTDGQSEADPMLTDDALELLAAKLRTPLQIQLHLTLALEAGYQAGEKPVPVEVVESILSRHIDDLEPTLTRHGYRIKDLMEQLDTKSADIKALFNNTLDPVRATELREKMLRAGLPI
- a CDS encoding alpha/beta hydrolase family esterase, with amino-acid sequence MTFVLAAGLFMAGFTGASKTYFSVDEGAVGAAKEDVIPAAADYADATFVAGCQPGSKPGPAGASNDEETDDGIRFSVRTPTNYQETVAHPLLVVYAPAGRDREEAEEFTHLTREATAAGFIIAYADHRRLSPEEAVRLAQIPKAVAAKWCINSKRVFLTGHSDGGTTTMAIAFFNGTKHIPAAIAPSAVGIRGDDLADRNCVKPIPVMMMHSRRDKLFPNYGKEAIEWWANCNQCTTKKYNLEDRKSLSGKPMRWESYYRHELEQKAKDLKIGQPLPHTAPVQGVEGCVAYSDCKNGVQTWYCEGSGPHPEWPGRNKAMIEFFKAVKTD
- a CDS encoding carboxymuconolactone decarboxylase family protein produces the protein MATLADLLAQYPRSGILWWKLLENVKASFSPQDSGMGELLITYISELNQSAFCYQTHKRSAMPLGGEAVVFGPLKADIDRANGEAKLKPILHLVKKLTLTPQRISQADVKAIFEAGWDERRFLDAICLCAVVNGMNRLAIGIGIDKELSDSPTLLSVTGPVQVGLLH
- a CDS encoding EthD family reductase — protein: MNAAKLIVMYPTPADVTVFEHRYAEEHVPMAVEKLAGKIRFDANLITSAPGREQAPYHRIAEVYFPSMKALEDCLSSPGGQETAAHAIEISSGGPPLFLIAEVETFIF
- a CDS encoding LysR family transcriptional regulator, encoding MELHQIRYFLAVCDHGSFTRAAQFSYISQPSLTQAIKKLEDELGGELFTRDRSGCLLTPLGRMVEPNLRKIYKETLATKAEAIRFTRLNSVPLRIGMMETVGAQRLGPVFAHYRQEFPHIEFELIIGMEADLLKQLEADLLDLVISAPTQLLASPFESTLLYTERYVVAFHSSHRFNRLSRIDLKDIQAEAYLDRLNCELREKLKAVCQDHEINLYASYRSNSEDWIINLIRADLGVALMPEYTLPLNAQDVQCRYLANPEISRQIYAICLPQSRKKADIKALLASLSYL